In the genome of Nocardioides sp. NBC_00368, the window GTCGGCTGGATCCTCGGGCTGCTCATGCTCGCCCAGATGCGGGCACTGCGCGCCGAGCGGCAGGCCCGGTCGCAGGAGCACGCCCGCGCGACGGAGGCCGAGCGCACCCGGATCGCCCGCGAGATCCACGATCTCGTCGGGCACTCGCTCTCGATCACCCTGCTCCATCTGACCGCGGCGCGACGCTCCGTCGCCGAGGGCGACGACCCGGACGAAGCGGTGTCCGCGCTCACCGAGGCAGAGGCCGTCGGGCGTCGGGCGATGGCCGAGATCCGCCGTACGATCGGGGTGCTGTCGACCTCCGGCGCCGGGACGGCGCCGCTGCCCGGGGCCGCGGACGTGGTCCGGCTCGTCGAGGAGGGCCGCAGTGCGGGGCAGACGATCACGTTCTCGTCCTCCGGCGACCTGTCCCGCATCGACGCCGGCGTCGGCCTGGGCATCTACCGGATCCTGCAGGAGTCCCTCGCCAACGCCATCCGGCACGCCCCCGGCGCACCCGTCTCGGTCTCGTTGGCGGTCGCCGACGGCGTACGTCTCTCCGTGCAGAACCCGATCGTCGGGACCCGGCGCGGGGTCGGCGAGGGGTCCGGGCTGGCCGGGATGGCCGCCCGCGCCGAACAGCTTCGCGGCCGGCTGTCGGCCGGAGCCGAGGAGTCGATGTGGAAGGTTGACCTGGTGATCCCGCCGCACTGTCTCGTACGCAAGGCTCTGGCATGACGCCGGTCAGCGGCTCGGCGCCGATCCGGGTGATCGTGGTCGACGACCAGGAACTCGTACGCAGCGGCCTGCGGCGCATCCTGCGACGGCGCGACGGGCTGGAGATCGTCGCCGAGTGCGGGGACGGGTCGGAGGTGGTCGCGGCGCTCGAGGCCAACCCGGCCGACGTCGTCGTCATGGACCTGCGGATGCGGCAGGTCGACGGGATCACCGCTACCGGCCTGGTACGGGCGCTGCCGGAGGCTCCGCCGGTTCTGGTGCTGACCACGTTCGACGAGGACGAGCTCGTCTCCGGGGCCCTCCGCGCCGGGGCCGCCGGCTTCATCCTCAAGGACTCGCCCGCCGAGGAGCTGGTCATGGCCGTACGCTCCGTCGCGCTCGGCGACGCCTGGCTCGACCCCGCCATCACCGGCCGGGTCCTGGCCACCTACCGCTCCGCGGTCGCTCCCTCCGGGAGCAGCACCGTCGAGGTCTCCGAACTCACCGACCGCGAGCTCGAGGTGCTCCGCGGCCTCGCCTCCGGCTGGACCAACTCCGAGATCGCCGAGCGGCTCGTCATCTCCGAGCTCACCGTCAAGTCCCACATCGGCCGCATCTTCGCCAAGCTCGACCTCCGCGACCGCGCGGCCGCCATCGTCTTCGCGTACGACCACGGGATCGTCCGGCCGGCGACCTGAGGCGGCGCGCCCTACGTCGTCGTCGCCAGCACCAACGGGCTCACCGAGCCGGCGCCGGCGTCGAGGAGAGCACGGGCGGCGAGGGTGATGGTCCAGCCGGTCGCGACGCGATCGTCGACGAGCAGTACGTCGACACCCGGTGGAACCTCGGCATGGAGCGAGAAGCGGCGGCCGACGGCGGCGACGCGCTGGGCGGAGTTGGAGGCACCTTGGCCGGGTCCGACATCGGGGTCGACGATGGCCCAGGAGCCGAGAACGGGGACGCGGAGGTAGCGCGAGAGACCGTCGGCGAAGTCCCGGGTCAGGGTCGGGCGGGTCGCCGACTCGACGTAGACGATGCCGCCCACGCGAGGCTTCCAGTCGCCCAGGACCTCGACGACCGCCTTCACCAGCGGCACCGGCACCGGGCCGTCCTGGGCGGGCTCGCGGAAGAGGTCGCGCAACGCCTGGCCGTAGCCGAGATCGGTCAGCCGCGCGACCGCGCGCCCTTCGAGCGGACCCTCTTTGATCTTGCCCTTGAGCGAGATGCCGAGCCGGTCGAGACCGGTGGGCCACATCTTCTTCGGCTCCACGACCACCCCGGGCCGCGACAGCCGGGCCGACGCCTCCTGGACCGCTCCCTCGGAGACCGCCGAGGTCACCGCGAAGCCACCACAGTTGTCGCACCGCCCGCAGTCCACGGCGCCGGGGTCGTCGAGCTGCTCGCGCAGGAACCGCATCCGGCACTGGTCGGTCGAGATGTAGGCGAGCATCGCGTCCTGCTCGCGGCGCCGAGCCTCCGCGACCCGCGCATAGCGCTCGGCGTCGTAGTCCCACGGGACACCGGTCGCCTCCCAGCCACCACCGACCCGACGCGCGGCGCCGTCCACGTCGAGCACCTTGAGCATCTGCTCGAGGCGTGAGCGGGACAGGTCGACGTAGGTCTCCAGTGCCTGCGTCGACAGCGCCCGTCCCGCCTCCGACAGGACCCCGAGGGTCTGGCGCACCTGCTCCTCGCGCGGAAAGGCGAGCGAGGCGAAGTAGGCCCAGATGTCGCGGTCCTCGACACCGGGGAGGAGCACGACCGAGGCGTCGGAGGTGCCGCGGCCGGCGCGGCCGACCTGCTGGTAGTAGGAGACCGGGGAGGAGGGCGCGCCCATGTTGACGACGAACCCGAGGGTCGCGTCGAAGCCCATCCCGAGCGCCGAGGTCGCGACCAGCGCCTTGACCTTCCCGGCCGCCAGCGACTCCTCCAGCTCGGCCCGCTCGGCCGCCTCCGTACGTCCCGAGTAGGCGGCCACGTCGTGACCGCGCGAGCGCAGATAGTCGGCGATCTCCTCGGTCGCGGCCACGGTCAGGCAGTAGACGATGCCCGATCCGGGCTGCTCGGAGAGGTGGTCGGAGAGCCAGGCGAGCCGCTGCTCCGGGGTCTTCAGCGAGACCACCCCGAGCCGCAGCGACTCCCGGTCCAGCGACCCCCGGAGCACGAGAACCCCCGAACCCATCTGCTCGGCGACGTCCTCGGTCACCCGGGAGTTGGCGGTGGCGGTCGTCGCGAGCACCGGGATCCCGGTCGGAAGGTCGGCCAGCAGCGTACGGATCCGGCGGTAGTCGGGCCGGAAGTCGTGCCCCCAGTCGGAGATGCAGTGGGCCTCGTCGACCACCAGCAAGCCGCACTCGGCGGCCAGCCGCGGCAGCACCGCGTCGCGGAACTTCGGGTTGTTGAGCCGCTCGGGTGAGACCAGCAGGACGTCCACCTCGCCGGCGTGGATGGCCTCCTCGATCGAGACCCAGTCCTCGGGGTTGGTCGAGTTGATCGTCACCGCCCGGATCCCGGCCCGCTGCGCCGCCGCGATCTGGTTGCGCATCAGCGCGAGCAGCGGCGAGACGATCACGGTCGGCCCGAGACCGGCCTCACGGAGCAGCAGCGTCGCCACGAAGTAGACCGCCGACTTCCCCCACCCGGTCTTCTGCACGACCAGCGTCCGGCGACGCTCGACGGCGAGCGCCGAGATCGCCGACCACTGGTCCTCACGCAGCGTGGCGTCATCGCGGCCCACCAGGGCACGCAGATGCGCCTCGGCACGAGCACGTACGTCACTGGCGGGATCAGTCATGCACCCAGGTCTACCAGGGACCACCGACTACCTTCCCAGCGCCAACGTCGGCCAGTCGGCGAGATCGGCCAGCATCTGCCGGTCGTGCGTGGCCACGACGACCGCTGCCGACGTGGCCCGCAGTGCAACCGTGAGCTCGTCCACCAGCCCGGACGACAGGTGGTTCGTCGGCTCGTCCAGGATCAGCAGGTGCGGGCGCGAGGCCAGCCGCAGCGCCAGCTCGAGCCGTCGCTGCTGCCCCTGGGACAACCGCGCCGCAGGCGTACGCCGCGCCTCCGCGTCCATCAGCCCCGTCGACCGGAGCGAGACGACCGCCCGCTCGGGCACCACCCCGGCGGCGACCAGCCGTCCGCAGTGCTCCGTATAGATCTCGGCCGCGGTCAGCCCCGGTGTCCAGTCCGGTTCCTCCTGACCGACCAGTGCCACTCGCGCCCCCGGCGAGACCCACAGCGACCCGGCCGAAGGCACCAGCTCGCCGCCCAGCACCTGCAGCAGGGTCGACTTGCCCGCCCCGTTCGGGCCGGTGACGAGGAGCCGCTCGCCGGCGTCGAGCGCAAGCGAGACGGGCGCGGACAGCCGACCGAACACCTTGATGTCATCAGCCCGCAGCAGCGTGCCCCCGACATCCGACGGGAGCGACGGAAACCGCAGCGACACCGGCGGCTCCGGCACCGAGATGCGGTGCGCCTCGAGTGCCGCGAGGTCGCGGTTGAAGGAGCGCACCAACCCGGGAGCGCGGGTCTGTCGTTGATGCTTCC includes:
- a CDS encoding sensor histidine kinase, with amino-acid sequence MSVQDSARDVRDFLERRCRSKNLDIPWWAPLLSAFGLVAMVTVAVLQRDVAGDMVVAGLVIVVPSLSIFFIPTSGEWLKTHMWVVDLVPTLAGSAWLMSQPASAFWPQHDFAPAVLVPLTLEMVIREGFRTGTLYAIASAVTMGVFATDTPSGIGVHYLLLFVGWILGLLMLAQMRALRAERQARSQEHARATEAERTRIAREIHDLVGHSLSITLLHLTAARRSVAEGDDPDEAVSALTEAEAVGRRAMAEIRRTIGVLSTSGAGTAPLPGAADVVRLVEEGRSAGQTITFSSSGDLSRIDAGVGLGIYRILQESLANAIRHAPGAPVSVSLAVADGVRLSVQNPIVGTRRGVGEGSGLAGMAARAEQLRGRLSAGAEESMWKVDLVIPPHCLVRKALA
- a CDS encoding response regulator transcription factor, translating into MTPVSGSAPIRVIVVDDQELVRSGLRRILRRRDGLEIVAECGDGSEVVAALEANPADVVVMDLRMRQVDGITATGLVRALPEAPPVLVLTTFDEDELVSGALRAGAAGFILKDSPAEELVMAVRSVALGDAWLDPAITGRVLATYRSAVAPSGSSTVEVSELTDRELEVLRGLASGWTNSEIAERLVISELTVKSHIGRIFAKLDLRDRAAAIVFAYDHGIVRPAT
- a CDS encoding RecQ family ATP-dependent DNA helicase; amino-acid sequence: MTDPASDVRARAEAHLRALVGRDDATLREDQWSAISALAVERRRTLVVQKTGWGKSAVYFVATLLLREAGLGPTVIVSPLLALMRNQIAAAQRAGIRAVTINSTNPEDWVSIEEAIHAGEVDVLLVSPERLNNPKFRDAVLPRLAAECGLLVVDEAHCISDWGHDFRPDYRRIRTLLADLPTGIPVLATTATANSRVTEDVAEQMGSGVLVLRGSLDRESLRLGVVSLKTPEQRLAWLSDHLSEQPGSGIVYCLTVAATEEIADYLRSRGHDVAAYSGRTEAAERAELEESLAAGKVKALVATSALGMGFDATLGFVVNMGAPSSPVSYYQQVGRAGRGTSDASVVLLPGVEDRDIWAYFASLAFPREEQVRQTLGVLSEAGRALSTQALETYVDLSRSRLEQMLKVLDVDGAARRVGGGWEATGVPWDYDAERYARVAEARRREQDAMLAYISTDQCRMRFLREQLDDPGAVDCGRCDNCGGFAVTSAVSEGAVQEASARLSRPGVVVEPKKMWPTGLDRLGISLKGKIKEGPLEGRAVARLTDLGYGQALRDLFREPAQDGPVPVPLVKAVVEVLGDWKPRVGGIVYVESATRPTLTRDFADGLSRYLRVPVLGSWAIVDPDVGPGQGASNSAQRVAAVGRRFSLHAEVPPGVDVLLVDDRVATGWTITLAARALLDAGAGSVSPLVLATTT